From Podospora bellae-mahoneyi strain CBS 112042 chromosome 5, whole genome shotgun sequence:
CCATCTGAACACTTCCCTCACATCAACGGCACCTAAGGTGCTCCTGGTTGTGCCgaccaacccccatcctcctcctgtaCCTGGATACTATGGCTTGTCCAATGCAGAAGGTTTTGATTCGGCCTATCGGCTGGTGTACTCTTATCGACCGGAGGAGGCGGGCAACGGCTTTGTGTACCGGAATTGGAGGACGAATGGGAACCTCTTGAGGTTTGACATTGGTGGTgcgagtgatgatgggtaTCGGTGGATTGCTGTCCGGGAGGTGACACAGGCCGGGAATGAGAGATGGGTGCCATGGTGGGTGAAGCCGACGGTGGCGAACTTTGCGACtttggagggttgggagtACGATATTGCCGAgctggagttggtggaggcgaCGGGGCCGGTGAACTCACTTGCGCCTGGGGGGGTGCAGGAGT
This genomic window contains:
- a CDS encoding hypothetical protein (EggNog:ENOG503PMQG), with protein sequence MKSILLLLSSISLAASACAQGKDYFFRYVAGNSVINGQRLRGNFSIPYVSPGVSHAPYNPSDHFNRIHLNTSLTSTAPKVLLVVPTNPHPPPVPGYYGLSNAEGFDSAYRLVYSYRPEEAGNGFVYRNWRTNGNLLRFDIGGASDDGYRWIAVREVTQAGNERWVPWWVKPTVANFATLEGWEYDIAELELVEATGPVNSLAPGGVQE